From Erigeron canadensis isolate Cc75 chromosome 5, C_canadensis_v1, whole genome shotgun sequence:
aataataataataataataataataataatatgattaaaaGCTTCCCTCGTGGTATGTCTTGTGGTCGGGATGGGTTACGTGCTCAACACCTGTTAGACTGTTTAAATGGTGCTGCTGTGGCAATTTTCAAGGAGTTAGACGCTTCCATCATCCAAGTAGTTAATCTTTTTCTTGATGGTAAATTCCCCATGACCTTAGGTGAGTATATTGCTAGTCCCCCTCTCACCACGTTGATCAAACCCAGGGGAGGTATCCGTCCTTTTGTTGTTGGGACAGTTTTGAGGTGTTTAGTTTCCAAGGTTTGTGCTGTTATGATTGGAAACTCTCTGGATGGGTACTAAAATGAACTACAATTCAGTGTTGGGGTTTCTGGGGGAGGAGAGgctatttgtaacaccccgagctaggctcgaaatgtACTGAAAAGCATGACACAAAATGGAATTATCATACAACGAGACTATATCAATTTAAAGGATTCCATGAACCCAACAACTAGAATACAAAGTCACAAAAGCATACAGAGCATACAACCatcaaaagtttacaaaaataacATCAAAAGATGGCTAATGATCCTAAGTTAGTCCCATCAACGGGTattgaatcacggatccatggtcaTAGTCCAAAATCTAGCAATGCACATCAAGCTCTTGGGTTctcttgattacctgaaaagtgtactaaacaatgtcaacactaagttggtgagttcgtaggaaagAAAGGACAAGAACACGTACCAATGCCATCCAACATATAAGCAAGCATAAAGAATGAGAATTTGAAACCAATTAAGTATCTAACATGTTCTATGATTTCACACTTGTACACAAAGTCCCTGAATTGACCACATGTCATccataatgtcatcaagtacttaAAGTACCAGTATAATGTCATCAAACACTTCAAGTGCCCGTTGTATTGTCATCATGTCCCTCATTGTTCTCAACACACCACAAATTGATCATCAACGACCATCTATGTCCACATATTGCCTATacaccatgtgtatatacttcgtacgatactacttttaaAAAGccattgatgcttatatatagggtcgcccgcagccttcccaccacatctacaACCTTTCAAAGGTATTAacgtcttccatatatacatTACTAACCAAATAAACACCTAATGAtgcacatacaataatcatataacaaccacaTATTTGCAcgtcaacaaatccatcaaacaAACATTCAATTCAAAAATGTCATCATAAACGTAAGTACACTTTTAAGCCCGACTCTTAAAAGAGCAAGGGAAGCTACGAAATGTCCAACGATCGTCAAATGTCCACGACCGTCAAATGTCCACGACCGTCAAATGTCCACGACCAAAACTTCAACAACGATCACAACCTACTATACCATTACtatatcaaaatatcacaaGCTATTCGAACGGTAAGGTCTAGTTTGTTATACAATTTCACAATCCCCAAAAGTATATTAGAAGTGATTTCGGAACGCTTGGGTAACAAACGAAGAGTTTTAGTTAAACACATTTTGATAACTTGGCACCTAAATTTCACATGAAAATCAAAAGTGTTCAAATTTGTGTTTTAACAACTTATTTGAcatatgtttgatgatataaGACTGGTATATAAGTATCGGACCTTGAAGAGGTCGACGATGACCAAAcgaaaaaagtacaaaaaaggACAGTAGAGCGCGTTCTATGTTGAAACACAGAGAACGCGCTTCCAACCTTAGCACACCCGCTTCAAACACAGTGCACGCGCTCCCATTTTCAGGGCTAAACTCAATTTGTAATGGTCTAAAACCCGTTCTTATAcattattaaacataaataaacataattatACACCATTTGACAAAACCCATTTCATAAATTCAATCCATAACCTCAAGCTTGTGTCAAAGAATCATTTGACCTCCAGATTACAAGTGTAAAAAGGTGAATTTAAGTTATGTTTGACTTGCCAAATCTTCCACTAGATGATGAAACCCGAATTTGAGCTAGATGGGGAGATTTCTTGCACCTTAAGTTCTGAATTTTTGACATGTTGTAAGAATGATGatataaatgatgattttgttattaatttgcTTGAAACAACATTAAATGAACTAGAATTTGGAGAGAGGGAGGAGTAAATGTTCTTGCATTTAGTTAGatagagagtgtgtgtgtgagaaatgAATGGAGGATGGAGATAGGGTAAGAGTTGGGAGTGGATAGGGTTGGGTAATCTTAATGGGTCATGGGTTATGGGCATAACCCATGGAGGATCCATATTTCTTTATACtaattaatttgtatgttttCAAAGAATCGATTAGCACAACTAATGACCTTGACTAGCACATAAGTCCCAAAACTAAcgataaattgatctatatgaacacattgcacttaaatgaactcCAAATTACACTTGAACTATATTGGCCCACTCAATAATTATTCAAATTGTACATGTAGTCAAATGGTCAAAGTCACAGTTGTTACATCATTCCCCCGTTAacggaatttcgtcccgaaattcgatAGAACCCTAATCACAAAACAAATGCGGGTATTTAGACTCTTCCCGCTCCCAAGTGAATTCAGCTCCACGCCTAGCATGCCATCGGACTTTGACTATCGTGTATCgtttgttcttcaatttcttgaCCTCTCGTTCTAAAATCACTACCGGTTCCTCCACAAAATTGAGCTTCTTGTCCACTTGGATCTCGTTCATTGGTATATGTAGTGTAGGATCCGCCAAACACTTTCTTAAGTTGCAAATATGAAACACGTCATGTACATcactaagttcttgacgtaacTTCAATCGGTAAGCCATTTTGCCCACTCGTTTAATGATCTCTTTAGGTCTAATGTATCTTGGTCCAAACTTGCCTCTCTTAACAAAACGTACAACACCTTTCCACGGGGAGACTTTTAAAAGCACATGATCACCAACATTGAACTCCAATAGTTTACGCCTCACATCGGCGTATTTCTTTTGTCTCTCTCGGGCCAATTGTAATCTCTCTTTAATTTGAGAAACCACTTTTGTCGTTTCGACTACTATTTCCGGCC
This genomic window contains:
- the LOC122601183 gene encoding uncharacterized protein LOC122601183, producing the protein MARISALYGRKCHSPLAWAEIGESQLIRPEIVVETTKVVSQIKERLQLARERQKKYADVRRKLLEFNVGDHVLLKVSPWKGVVRFVKRGKFGPRYIRPKEIIKRVGKMAYRLKLRQELSDVHDVFHICNLRKCLADPTLHIPMNEIQVDKKLNFVEEPVVILEREVKKLKNKRYTIVKVRWHARRGAEFTWEREESKYPHLFCD